In a genomic window of Gouania willdenowi unplaced genomic scaffold, fGouWil2.1 scaffold_225_arrow_ctg1, whole genome shotgun sequence:
- the LOC114458964 gene encoding uncharacterized protein LOC114458964, which translates to MLIQVRYCQQQKYVKVNDVDGQFDFMEFHEKVIERFCMPPDAKVVYKDTTGTEVDEDIFSDLVSQGILVLTAFSNDGFSDSSLSSPSEWSESSFSSSASTILLDEVPRKKSRVEGIINAASAKKLIETLLETSSGGKEVLEEYHTTQTLTDATRRLLVNIIVAHMIDKHGHIPTKAIIEEYALGIVTVFPSLKDPYFKKGYEHFYEAASSTGYISWRLKTVKRKSRRGSVAPNSPTGFSQGGGGGGPNLQRSSDVEKQLEGDACQEAISLLNHATDTSLILQKMRETFQHGRKLINDPAKIVDILSIFPRFMDTKGLVNQDFTLLFDDEVSTRLLQKWDPIFRSNVIKEAKQLTSTPELRELVQSAESQPGSDEATTYDKEMASLLLLLYLLPPPPGGPKSPKISASDAVKKLVVFHKSCCSLEEHLRNQQCQQPYLLAVGRQKRNIDSFYISMDKHLIPCQANRFIGAFDFHVCNNYSFDIMHDLLEGVAQYETKLLFQYLIKNFISEQDLLSRIYGFDYGFLDRKNRPTNIILDSAGNGIGLNSIQTLCLVKNIPLLFD; encoded by the exons ATGCTGATCCAGGTTCGTTACTGCCAACAGCAGAAGTATGTGAAGGTGAATGATGTCGATGGACAGTTTGATTTCATGGAGTTCCatgaaaaag TCATTGAGAGATTTTGCATGCCACCTGACGCAAAAGTAGTGTACAAAGATACAACGGGAACAGAAGTTGATGAAGACATTTTCAGTGACCTTGTCAGCCAAGGCATTCTGGTTCTAACAGCTTTCTCAAATGATG GGTTTTCCGATTCCTCCTTGTCCTCTCCATCTGAGTGGTCTGAATCTAGCTTCAGTTCAAGTGCATCAACTATACTTCTAGATGAGGTCCCTAGGAAGAAATCCAGAGTTGAAGGAATAATCAATGCAGCGTCTGCTAAAAAG ttGATCGAAACATTACTTGAAACCAGTTCAGGTGGTAAAGAGGTTCTCGAGGAATATCACACAACACAAACTCTTACAGATGCTACCCGAAGACTACTGGTCAATATAATAGTGGCCCACATGATTGATAAACATGG GCACATCCCCACCAAAGCTATTATAGAAGAATATGCTCTGGGGATAGTGACTGTGTTCCCGTCCCTCAAAGACCCTTACTTCAAGAAAGGCTAT GAACACTTCTATGAAGCTGCAAGCAGCACAGGCTACATTTCTTGGCGTCTGAAGACAGTCAAAAGAAAGAGTCGACGAGGATCTGTAGCTCCAAATAGCCCCACTGGCTTTTCGcaagggggaggaggag GGGGCCCTAATTTGCAACGATCCAGTGATGTTGAGAAGCAGCTTGAGGGAGATGCCTGCCAAGAGGCAATCTCTTTGCTCAACCATGCAACAGACACTTCTTTAATTCTCCAAAAGATGAGAGAGACATTTCAACATGGTCGAAAACTTATCAATGACCCTGCCAAAATTGTTGATATCCTGTCTATCTTCCCAAGATTCATGGATACAAAAGGATTA GTGAATCAAGACTTCACTCTTCTGTTTGATGATGAGGTATCCACCAGACTGCTTCAGAAATGGGATCCGATCTTCAGATCTAACGTCATCAAAGAGGCCAAGCAGCTCACCTCAACACCGGAGCTGCGTGAATTGGTTCAGTCAGCAGAGAGTCAACCAGGAAGTGATGAGGCAACAA CTTATGACAAAGAGATGGCCTCCCTTTTGTTGCTGTTATATCTCCTTCCGCCACCACCTGGGGGACCGAAATCTCCAAAAATAAGCGCCTCTGATGCAGTCAAAAAACTTGTCGTCTTTCACAAg TCTTGCTGCAGTTTGGAGGAGCATCTTCGGAATCAGCAGTGCCAGCAGCCATACCTCCTAGCCGTTGGTCGCCAGAAGAGGAACATCGACAGCTTCTACATCTCCATGGACAAACATCTCATCCCTTGCCAGGCAAACCGTTTCATTGGGGCATTTGATTTCCATGTTTGCAATAACTATTCATTTGATATAATGCATGACCTTCTTGAAGGTGTTGCCCAGTATGAGACCAAACTGTTATTTCAATATCTCATAAAAAACTTTATATCAGAACAGGACTTGCTTTCCCGAATTTATGGATTTGACTATGGTTTTTTAGACAGAAAAAACCGCCCCACAAACATCATTTTGGATAGTGCTGGCAATGGCATTGGCTTGAACTCCATCCAGACATTGTGTCTCGTGAAAAACATCCCTCTTTTGTTTG ACTAA